One segment of Panicum virgatum strain AP13 chromosome 3K, P.virgatum_v5, whole genome shotgun sequence DNA contains the following:
- the LOC120700189 gene encoding cation/calcium exchanger 1-like, translated as MALLHRLLKCRRNAAAAAASASFLVLVLVFSVLLAATRHEHGDSPAIAAPSLLGEEEEPGAGCEAALRPLPDHAARCRYLSSPGRRPPCAPAGYVDYLRLFYCGFGRAPWLGGAALALWLLVLFYLLGDTASHYFCASLEGLSEALRLPPSIAGVTLLSLGNGAPDVLSSVVAFAAGGAESDAGDVGLSSVLGGALFVSTVVAGVVAIVAAGRRGDAAGVTIERRGFVRDVCFLLVALCYLVAVLLTGTVTVWAAASFLSLYAAYVLLVWTSHCCAAAAEEDEDLGDGSKKPAAHNSDLAAPLLLDGDAPSPLPVSCKATTPPPKTFSQRALDALHSPLYLPRRLTIPDIAAHRWSKRYAVASALLAPLLLAAISCPSSPAVLLAAAVAGAVLAGAAARATASAAPPETRCGRLPWLAGGFLMSVLWSYMLARELVALLVAIGLVAGVKASLLGATVLAWGNSLGDLVADVALAVHGGAAGAQMAVSGCYAGPAFNTVVGLGLSLTLAAGARYPRPYAIPADASAYEAAGFLAAALAWALVVLPARGMRLDRVLGVGLLVVYLGFLGVRLGSIRAWG; from the coding sequence ATGGCGCTCCTGCACAGGCTCCTCAAGTGCCGGcgcaatgccgccgccgccgcggcgagcgccTCCTTCCTGGTGCTCGTGCTCGTCTTCTCCGTCCTCCTGGCCGCCACGAGGCACGAGCACGGCGATTCCCCCGCGATCGCGGCGCCTTCCTTGCTGGGCGAAGAGGAGGAGCCGGGGGCCGGCTgcgaggcggcgctgcggccgCTGCCGGACCACGCGGCGCGGTGCCGGTACCTGTCGTCGCCGGGGCGGCGCCCGCCGTGCGCGCCGGCCGGGTACGTTGACTACCTGCGCCTCTTCTACTGCGGCTTCGGGCGCGCGCCGTggctgggcggcgcggcgctggcgcTGTGGCTGCTCGTGCTCTTCTACCTCCTAGGCGACACGGCGTCGCACTACTTCTGCGCGTCGCTCGAGGGGCTCTCGGAGGCGCTGCGGCTGCCGCCGTCCATCGCCGGCGTCACGCTCCTGTCGCTCGGGAACGGCGCGCCCGACGTGCTCTCCAGCGTCGTCGCgttcgcggccggcggcgccgagagCGACGCCGGGGACGTCGGGCTCAGCAGCGTGCTCGGCGGCGCGCTGTTCGTGTCcacggtggtggccggcgtggtcgccatcgtcgcggcggggaggcgagGGGACGCCGCCGGCGTGACGATCGAGCGGCGCGGGTTCGTGCGCGACGTGTGCTTCCTCCTGGTGGCGCTGTGCTACCTCGTGGCCGTGCTGCTCACCGGCACCGTCACCGTCTGGGCCGCCGCGTCGTTCCTCTCCCTCTACGCCGCCTACGTCCTCCTCGTCTGGACCTCCCACTgctgcgcggccgccgcggaggaggacgaaGACCTGGGAGACGGCAGCAAGAAGCCCGCTGCTCATAATTCCGACCTcgccgcccctctcctcctcgaCGGCGACGCGCCGTCTCCGCTCCCCGTCTCCTGCAAGGctaccacgccgccgccgaaaACCTTCTCCCAGCGCGCCCTGGACGCGCTCCACTCGCCGCTGTACCTCCCGCGCCGGCTGACGATCCCGGACATCGCGGCGCACCGGTGGTCTAAGCGCTACGCCGTGGCCTCGGCGCTCCTCGCGCCGCTCCTCCTGGCCGCCATCTCCTGCCCCTCCAGCCCCGCCGTCCTgctcgccgcggcggtggcgggggcagtcctcgcgggcgcggcggcccgcgccaCGGCGTCCGCCGCCCCGCCGGAGACCCGGTGCGGCCGCCTCCCGTGGCTCGCCGGCGGGTTCCTGATGTCCGTGCTCTGGTCGTACATGCTGGCGCGCGAGCTGGTGGCGCTGCTGGTGGCGATAGGGCTGGTCGCCGGCGTGAAGGCGAGCCTGCTGGGCGCGACGGTGCTGGCGTGGGGCAACTCGCTGGGGGACCTGGTGGCGGACGTGGCCCTGGCcgtgcacggcggcgcggcgggcgcccaGATGGCGGTGTCGGGCTGCTACGCGGGGCCGGCGTTCAACACGGTGGTGGGGCTGGGGCTGTCGCTGACGCTGGCGGCCGGGGCCCGGTACCCGCGGCCGTACGCGATCCCGGCGGACGCGTCGGCGTACGAGGCGGCGGGGTtcctcgcggcggcgctggcgtgggCGCTGGTGGTGCTGCCGGCGCGCGGGATGCGGCTGGACAGGGTGCTCGGGGTGGGCCTGCTCGTCGTCTACCTCGGGTTCCTCGGCGTCAGGCTGGGCTCCATCAGAGCATGGGGATGA